From Heteronotia binoei isolate CCM8104 ecotype False Entrance Well chromosome 12, APGP_CSIRO_Hbin_v1, whole genome shotgun sequence, the proteins below share one genomic window:
- the CAMSAP1 gene encoding calmodulin-regulated spectrin-associated protein 1 isoform X4: MVDVDVCAGGDSTRRKMDSLTDSAAEIIPLELYDSSRAKIAANLQWICAKAYGRDNIPEELKDPFYIDQYEQEHIKPPVIKLLLSSELYCRVCSLILKGDQVAALQGHQSVIQALSRKGIYVMESDDTPVSESDLSSAPVKMSPHMAMIDALMMAYTVEMISIEKVVASVKRFSTFSASKELPYDLEDAMIFWINKVNLKMREITEKEIKLKQHLLESPGHQKVRYRRDHLSSRQLPFFPMLEDLMKDCSDGAALLAVIHYYCPEQMKLDEICLKEVTSIADSIYNIQLLREFSNEYLNKCFYLTLEDMLYAPLVLKSNVMVFIAELFWWFENVKPDFVQPRDLQEVKDAKTMLQQKSSRPPVPISNATKRSFMASPVASSSADTQPPVQLPLETCNSGKGSPAFSPSHPLLPLRQKQQKSLQGEDSSGQRHRSNSLTRVDGQPRESVLAWPDKKPRPLSQPTQFGLHHATSSDADPSSGDSISLARSISKDSLASNIINITPKQQSHCLPVKSNGKSLLNNVEIEDEDEELIAIIRPDATPSHGNLELQSVPARSPGFVAAAWAQKPQNEAPESKPESFFLEPLMPAVLRPAKEKQIINKEDECGEGKTRGFVAKRLNEGHMSLVRKKTNSNHADHNLNRTFSVASSSELTTVAGSGMADPLVQSEVSAEPFRPQASSSLEPPPRDQSFGGFFLHAAKPDEEVVSSANMGYVKSPSSHVADTSWTIVRQDSDSDILDMEEAEQDLVADDHPIIAKYIGEEESAKLQEDMKVKEHEDKDDASGRSSPCLSTISQVSSVSMTSGSARMTNFAERKLQRLNSYETKSSTSSSQKTTPDGSECCPAPLTTWKQKREQSPNRQSKDNVNLLASELVQLHMQLEEKRRAIETQKKKMEALSARQRLKLGKAAFLHVVKKGKGPDVSQSPKPEHFTKEYSRHNGEGLDDTNSLNSKSEVFFVKEEGTEDVLDDSCEVPKVKMQETIAFVEQNNPKEPTIHELEKSKMISAALLEENIEVADINECDLSIEKLNETISTLQQAILKISQQQELLMKAPAVPSSRGSSQDQKIKAPIHFVESLSPTGMSSLRKPPRLGQGRSPRSGRPSELKVAKDRQQTMARIKTPTPSVDTLPHLRQFPSANSPKTPTETALENNVNSGSTPQEKLVFDSYRLRDESNHPGEFLLSTSKDTNILSEAIKDVNSNIEDFIHSFDGSGKENVPAEEPLRSKVSLIEVDLSDLKVPDEDVESQGSSTDLISEIDQKSGVGFFFKDEQKAEDELAKKRAAFLLKQQRKAEETRLRKLQLEAEVEQKRDETRRKAEEDRIRKEEEKARRELIKQEYLRRKQQQILEEQGLGKPKSKPKKPRPKSVHREESYSDSGTKCSSTPDNLSSAQSGSSLSLASAATTEPESVHSGGTPSQRVESMESLPILSRNASRNMERDWENTSTASSIASVAEYTGPKLFKEPSSKSNKPIIHNAISHCCLAGKVNEPHKNSILEELEKCDANHYIILFRDAGCQFRALYCYYPDTEEIYKLTGTGPKSITKKMIDKLYKYSSDRKQFNLIPAKTMSVSVDALTIHNHLWQPKRPAVPKKTQTRK; the protein is encoded by the exons ATGGTGGATGTTGATGTTTGTGCTGGTGGGGATAGCACCCGAAGAAAAATGGATTCCCTAACAGATAGTGCAGCTGAGATCATTCCGTTGGAACTCTATGATTCATCTCGAGCGAAAATAGCTGCTAATTTACAATGGATCTGTGCTAAAGCATATGGAAGAG ATAATATCCCTGAGGAACTGAAGGACCCATTCTATATAGACCAGTATGAGCAAGAACATATTAAACCACCTGTCATCAAGCTGCTACTGTCCAGTGAGCTGTACTGCCGTGTCTGCAGCCTCATTTTGAAAGGGGATCAGGTGGCTGCTCTACAGGGACACCAGTCAGTCATCCAGGCTCTGTCTCGGAAAGGGATTTACGTCATGGAGAGCGATGATACACCTGTGTCCGAATCTGATCTCAGCAGCGCGCCAGTCAAAATG AGTCCTCACATGGCAATGATTGATGCTCTTATGATGGCCTACACTGTGGAAATGATCAGCATTGAAAAAGTGGTTGCAAGTGTCAAACGTTTTTCTACATTTAGTGCCTCAAAGGAATTGCCCTATGATCTGGAGGATGCAATGATATTCTGGATTAATAAG GTGAACCTTAAAATGAGAGAAATAACTGAAAAAGAGATCAAATTGAAACAGCACCTACTGGAAAGCCCAGGTCACCAAAAG GTACGATATCGTCGAGATCACCTTTCAAGCAGGCAGTTACCATTTTTCCCGATGCTTGAAGATCTCATGAAGGACTGCAGCGATGGAGCTGCTTTACTGGCTGTAATACACTATTACTGTCCTGAACAAATGAAGCTAGATG AAATCTGCCTGAAAGAAGTCACATCGATTGCAGACAGCATCTATAACATTCAGCTGCTTCGGGAGTTCTCAAACGAATACTTAAACAAATGTTTTTACCTCACATTGGAGGACATGCTATATGCACCTTTAGTTCTGAAG TCCAATGTAATGGTCTTCATTGCTGAATTATTCTGGTGGTTTGAGAATGTCAAGCCTGACTTTGTGCAGCCCAGAGACCTCCAAGAAGTAAAAGATG CTAAAACAATGTTGCAGCAGAAGAGCAGTAGGCCACCTGTTCCCATTTCCAATGCGACCAAACGGAGTTTCATGGCCAGCCCAGTGGCTTCCAGCTCAGCTGACACCCAGCCCCCAGTTCAGCTTCCTTTGGAGACTTGCAACAG TGGAAAAGGAAGCCCTGCCTTCAGCCCATCCCATCCATTACTGCCACTGAGACAGAAACAACAGAAGTCTCTGCAGGGGGAGGACAGTTCAG GTCAACGCCATCGTTCTAATTCATTGACTAGAGTGGATGGGCAGCCACGGGAGTCAGTTCTTGCTTGGCCAGATAAGAAACCAAG GCCTCTGTCTCAGCCGACACAGTTTGGTCTTCATCATGCCACAAGCAGTGACGCAGACCCTAGTTCTGGTGATAGCATTAGCTTGGCTCGATCGATCAGCAAGGACAGTCTAGCATCAAACATCATCAATATCACTCCAAAACAGCAGTCTCACTGTTTGCCAGTGAAAAGCAATGGGAAAAGCTTGCTGAACAATGTTgagatagaagatgaagatgaagaattgaTTGCAATAATCCGACCAGATGCCACGCCAAGCCACGGCAACCTTGAACTTCAGAGTgtgccagctagatcaccaggCTTTGTTGCAGCTGCGTGGGCTCAAAAGCCACAAAATGAGGCCCCAGAGAGCAAACCAGAGAGTTTTTTCCTCGAGCCTTTAATGCCTGCTGTACTGCGACCAGCAAAGGAAAAACAAATAATTAACAAGGAGGACGAATGCGGCGAAGGGAAAACACGAGGTTTTGTAGCAAAGAGGCTGAATGAGGGACACATGTCTTTAGTTCGTAAAAAAACAAATAGCAATCATGCAGATCACAACCTCAACAGGACTTTTAGTGTAGCTTCTAGTTCAGAATTAACCACAGTTGCTGGTTCTGGCATGGCAGATCCATTGGTACAATCGGAGGTAAGCGCAGAACCCTTTCGGCCTCAAGCGAGTAGCAGTTTGGAGCCTCCACCTCGAGACCAGTCCTTTGGCGGATTCTTTCTTCATGCTGCCAAACCAGATGAGGAGGTGGTAAGCAGTGCCAATATGGGCTATGTGAAAAGCCCAAGTTCCCACGTAGCAGACACCTCCTGGACAATTGTGAGGCAAGATTCTGACTCCGACATTCTAGACATGGAGGAAGCAGAGCAAGACCTAGTGGCGGATGACCATCCGATAATTGCCAAGTACATTGGAGAAGAGGAGTCGGCAAAGCTACAGGAAGACATGAAAGTAAAGGAGCACGAAGATAAAGATGATGCCAGCGGGCGTTCGAGTCCTTGTCTGAGCACCATTTCCCAGGTTAGTAGTGTGTCCATGACCAGTGGGAGTGCCAGGATGACTAACTTTGCCGAACGGAAGCTGCAGAGGCTGAACAGTTATGAAACCAAATCCAGTACGAGTAGTTCACAGAAGACCACGCCCGATGGGTCAGAGTGTTGCCCGGCTCCGTTAACCACATGGAAGCAGAAGAGGGAGCAGAGCCCAAACAGGCAAAGCAAAGATAATGTTAATCTCTTGGCTTCTGAACTGGTGCAGCTTCATATGCAACTAGAGGAGAAGCGAAGAGCAATCGagactcagaagaagaagatggaggcGCTGTCAGCCAGGCAGCGATTAAAGCTGGGCAAGGCGGCATTTTTGCATGTGGTTAAAAAGGGGAAAGGCCCTGACGTCTCACAGTCTCCTAAACCAGAACACTTCACAAAAGAGTACTCGAGGCACAACGGGGAAGGCCTGGATGATACTAACTCTTTGAACTCTAAGTCAGAAGTGTTCTTTGTGAAAGAGGAAGGGACAGAAGATGTCCTTGATGACTCTTGTGAAGTACCCAAAGTGAAAATGCAGGAAACCATTGCTTTTGTTGAGCAGAACAATCCAAAAGAACCCACCATCCATGAATTGGAGAAAAgcaaaatgatttctgctgcGCTCCTGGAAGAGAACATTGAAGTGGCCGACATCAATGAATGTGATCTTTCGATTGAAAAATTAAATGAAACAATCAGTACCCTCCAGCAGGCTATATTGAAGATTTCTCAGCAGCAGGAACTCTTAATGAAAGCGCCGGCAGTGCCATCATCAAgagggagctcacaggaccaaAAGATAAAAGCACCGATTCATTTTGTCGAGTCCCTCTCTCCTACAGGAATGAGCAGCCTTCGTAAACCTCCTCGACTTGGCCAAGGACGGAGTCCCCGCTCTGGGAGGCCATCAGAACTGAAAGTCGCGAAGGACAGACAGCAAACTATGGCACGGATCAAAACCCCAACTCCCAGTGTTGACACTTTGCCACATTTAAGGCAGTTTCCGTCAGCCAATTCACCGAAGACACCGACTGAAACGGCCCTTGAAAATAATGTGAATTCAGGAAGCACCCCTCAGGAGAAGCTTGTCTTTGATAGCTATAGACTCCGTGATGAGAGCAATCACCCAGGGGAATTTCTTCTGTCTACTTCCAAAGACACTAATATCCTCTCTGAAGCTATCAAAGATGTAAATAGCAACATAGAGGACTTTATCCATTCTTTTGATGGCTCAGGGAAAGAGAATGTCCCAGCAGAAGAACCCTTGAGAAGCAAAGTTAGTCTAATTGAAGTAGACCTGTCTGATTTGAAAGTCCCAGATGAAGATGTTGAAAGCCAAGGCAGCTCCACAGACTTAATCAGTGAAATTGACCAGAAGTCAGGAGTTGGGTTTTTCTTTAAG GATGAGCAGAAAGCAGAAGATGAACTGGCCAAAAAACGCGCAGCCTTCCTCTTAAAGCAGCAGCGCAAAGCTGAAGAAACGCGACTTCGAAAACTGCAACTGGAGGCAGAGGTTGAACAAAAGCGAGATGAAACCCG TCGCAAAGCCGAGGAAGATAGAATacggaaggaggaagagaaagctCGAAGAGAGCTCATCAAACAGGAATATCTGAGAAGGAAACAACAGCAGATCTTGGAAGAGCAGGGCCTCGGGAAGCCCAAATCTAAACCCAAGAAGCCCAGGCCAAAATCTGTCCACCGGGAAGAGTCCTATAGCGACTCAGGGACAAAGTGCTCTTCTACTC CTGATAATTTAAGCAGTGCTCAGTCTGGTTCCAGCCTCTCCTTGGCATCAGCAGCAACAACTGAGCCTGAAAGTGTCCATTCGGGTGGCACACCTTCCCAGCG AGTGGAATCAATGGAATCTTTGCCCATATTGAGTCGGAATGCCAGTCGAAACATGGAGAGAGACTGGGAAAACACCTCAACAGCCTCTTCAATTGCTTCGGTGGCTGAATATACTG GTCCAAAACTGTTTAAAGAACCCAGCAGCAAGTCAAACAAACCAATTATCCACAACGCTATATCCCACTGCTGTCTTGCTGGAAAAGTGAATGAACCTCACAAAAACTCCATATTGGAG GAGCTTGAGAAGTGTGATGCCAACCATTACATCATTTTGTTCCGCGATGCCGGCTGCCAGTTCAGGGCACTTTATTGCTACTATCCCGACACAGAAGAAATCTACAAGCTGACAGGAACGGGGCCAAAGAGCATCACCAAGAAAATGATTGACAAACTTTATAAATACAGCTCGGACAGAAAGCAGTTTAACCTGATTCCAGCCAAAACCATGTCCGTTAGTGTAGACGCTCTGACGATTCATAATCATTTGTGGCAACCCAAGCGACCCGCAGTGCCAAAGAAGACTCAGACTCGCAAATGA
- the CAMSAP1 gene encoding calmodulin-regulated spectrin-associated protein 1 isoform X1: MVDVDVCAGGDSTRRKMDSLTDSAAEIIPLELYDSSRAKIAANLQWICAKAYGRDNIPEELKDPFYIDQYEQEHIKPPVIKLLLSSELYCRVCSLILKGDQVAALQGHQSVIQALSRKGIYVMESDDTPVSESDLSSAPVKMSPHMAMIDALMMAYTVEMISIEKVVASVKRFSTFSASKELPYDLEDAMIFWINKVNLKMREITEKEIKLKQHLLESPGHQKSPSKWYWKLVPVRYRRDHLSSRQLPFFPMLEDLMKDCSDGAALLAVIHYYCPEQMKLDEICLKEVTSIADSIYNIQLLREFSNEYLNKCFYLTLEDMLYAPLVLKSNVMVFIAELFWWFENVKPDFVQPRDLQEVKDAKTMLQQKSSRPPVPISNATKRSFMASPVASSSADTQPPVQLPLETCNRYYLHPEEFESLGKGSPAFSPSHPLLPLRQKQQKSLQGEDSSGQRHRSNSLTRVDGQPRESVLAWPDKKPRPLSQPTQFGLHHATSSDADPSSGDSISLARSISKDSLASNIINITPKQQSHCLPVKSNGKSLLNNVEIEDEDEELIAIIRPDATPSHGNLELQSVPARSPGFVAAAWAQKPQNEAPESKPESFFLEPLMPAVLRPAKEKQIINKEDECGEGKTRGFVAKRLNEGHMSLVRKKTNSNHADHNLNRTFSVASSSELTTVAGSGMADPLVQSEVSAEPFRPQASSSLEPPPRDQSFGGFFLHAAKPDEEVVSSANMGYVKSPSSHVADTSWTIVRQDSDSDILDMEEAEQDLVADDHPIIAKYIGEEESAKLQEDMKVKEHEDKDDASGRSSPCLSTISQVSSVSMTSGSARMTNFAERKLQRLNSYETKSSTSSSQKTTPDGSECCPAPLTTWKQKREQSPNRQSKDNVNLLASELVQLHMQLEEKRRAIETQKKKMEALSARQRLKLGKAAFLHVVKKGKGPDVSQSPKPEHFTKEYSRHNGEGLDDTNSLNSKSEVFFVKEEGTEDVLDDSCEVPKVKMQETIAFVEQNNPKEPTIHELEKSKMISAALLEENIEVADINECDLSIEKLNETISTLQQAILKISQQQELLMKAPAVPSSRGSSQDQKIKAPIHFVESLSPTGMSSLRKPPRLGQGRSPRSGRPSELKVAKDRQQTMARIKTPTPSVDTLPHLRQFPSANSPKTPTETALENNVNSGSTPQEKLVFDSYRLRDESNHPGEFLLSTSKDTNILSEAIKDVNSNIEDFIHSFDGSGKENVPAEEPLRSKVSLIEVDLSDLKVPDEDVESQGSSTDLISEIDQKSGVGFFFKDEQKAEDELAKKRAAFLLKQQRKAEETRLRKLQLEAEVEQKRDETRRKAEEDRIRKEEEKARRELIKQEYLRRKQQQILEEQGLGKPKSKPKKPRPKSVHREESYSDSGTKCSSTPDNLSSAQSGSSLSLASAATTEPESVHSGGTPSQRVESMESLPILSRNASRNMERDWENTSTASSIASVAEYTGPKLFKEPSSKSNKPIIHNAISHCCLAGKVNEPHKNSILEELEKCDANHYIILFRDAGCQFRALYCYYPDTEEIYKLTGTGPKSITKKMIDKLYKYSSDRKQFNLIPAKTMSVSVDALTIHNHLWQPKRPAVPKKTQTRK; the protein is encoded by the exons ATGGTGGATGTTGATGTTTGTGCTGGTGGGGATAGCACCCGAAGAAAAATGGATTCCCTAACAGATAGTGCAGCTGAGATCATTCCGTTGGAACTCTATGATTCATCTCGAGCGAAAATAGCTGCTAATTTACAATGGATCTGTGCTAAAGCATATGGAAGAG ATAATATCCCTGAGGAACTGAAGGACCCATTCTATATAGACCAGTATGAGCAAGAACATATTAAACCACCTGTCATCAAGCTGCTACTGTCCAGTGAGCTGTACTGCCGTGTCTGCAGCCTCATTTTGAAAGGGGATCAGGTGGCTGCTCTACAGGGACACCAGTCAGTCATCCAGGCTCTGTCTCGGAAAGGGATTTACGTCATGGAGAGCGATGATACACCTGTGTCCGAATCTGATCTCAGCAGCGCGCCAGTCAAAATG AGTCCTCACATGGCAATGATTGATGCTCTTATGATGGCCTACACTGTGGAAATGATCAGCATTGAAAAAGTGGTTGCAAGTGTCAAACGTTTTTCTACATTTAGTGCCTCAAAGGAATTGCCCTATGATCTGGAGGATGCAATGATATTCTGGATTAATAAG GTGAACCTTAAAATGAGAGAAATAACTGAAAAAGAGATCAAATTGAAACAGCACCTACTGGAAAGCCCAGGTCACCAAAAG TCTCCCTCCAAATGGTATTGGAAATTAGTACCT GTACGATATCGTCGAGATCACCTTTCAAGCAGGCAGTTACCATTTTTCCCGATGCTTGAAGATCTCATGAAGGACTGCAGCGATGGAGCTGCTTTACTGGCTGTAATACACTATTACTGTCCTGAACAAATGAAGCTAGATG AAATCTGCCTGAAAGAAGTCACATCGATTGCAGACAGCATCTATAACATTCAGCTGCTTCGGGAGTTCTCAAACGAATACTTAAACAAATGTTTTTACCTCACATTGGAGGACATGCTATATGCACCTTTAGTTCTGAAG TCCAATGTAATGGTCTTCATTGCTGAATTATTCTGGTGGTTTGAGAATGTCAAGCCTGACTTTGTGCAGCCCAGAGACCTCCAAGAAGTAAAAGATG CTAAAACAATGTTGCAGCAGAAGAGCAGTAGGCCACCTGTTCCCATTTCCAATGCGACCAAACGGAGTTTCATGGCCAGCCCAGTGGCTTCCAGCTCAGCTGACACCCAGCCCCCAGTTCAGCTTCCTTTGGAGACTTGCAACAGGTATTACCTGCATCCTGAAGAATTTGAGTCCCT TGGAAAAGGAAGCCCTGCCTTCAGCCCATCCCATCCATTACTGCCACTGAGACAGAAACAACAGAAGTCTCTGCAGGGGGAGGACAGTTCAG GTCAACGCCATCGTTCTAATTCATTGACTAGAGTGGATGGGCAGCCACGGGAGTCAGTTCTTGCTTGGCCAGATAAGAAACCAAG GCCTCTGTCTCAGCCGACACAGTTTGGTCTTCATCATGCCACAAGCAGTGACGCAGACCCTAGTTCTGGTGATAGCATTAGCTTGGCTCGATCGATCAGCAAGGACAGTCTAGCATCAAACATCATCAATATCACTCCAAAACAGCAGTCTCACTGTTTGCCAGTGAAAAGCAATGGGAAAAGCTTGCTGAACAATGTTgagatagaagatgaagatgaagaattgaTTGCAATAATCCGACCAGATGCCACGCCAAGCCACGGCAACCTTGAACTTCAGAGTgtgccagctagatcaccaggCTTTGTTGCAGCTGCGTGGGCTCAAAAGCCACAAAATGAGGCCCCAGAGAGCAAACCAGAGAGTTTTTTCCTCGAGCCTTTAATGCCTGCTGTACTGCGACCAGCAAAGGAAAAACAAATAATTAACAAGGAGGACGAATGCGGCGAAGGGAAAACACGAGGTTTTGTAGCAAAGAGGCTGAATGAGGGACACATGTCTTTAGTTCGTAAAAAAACAAATAGCAATCATGCAGATCACAACCTCAACAGGACTTTTAGTGTAGCTTCTAGTTCAGAATTAACCACAGTTGCTGGTTCTGGCATGGCAGATCCATTGGTACAATCGGAGGTAAGCGCAGAACCCTTTCGGCCTCAAGCGAGTAGCAGTTTGGAGCCTCCACCTCGAGACCAGTCCTTTGGCGGATTCTTTCTTCATGCTGCCAAACCAGATGAGGAGGTGGTAAGCAGTGCCAATATGGGCTATGTGAAAAGCCCAAGTTCCCACGTAGCAGACACCTCCTGGACAATTGTGAGGCAAGATTCTGACTCCGACATTCTAGACATGGAGGAAGCAGAGCAAGACCTAGTGGCGGATGACCATCCGATAATTGCCAAGTACATTGGAGAAGAGGAGTCGGCAAAGCTACAGGAAGACATGAAAGTAAAGGAGCACGAAGATAAAGATGATGCCAGCGGGCGTTCGAGTCCTTGTCTGAGCACCATTTCCCAGGTTAGTAGTGTGTCCATGACCAGTGGGAGTGCCAGGATGACTAACTTTGCCGAACGGAAGCTGCAGAGGCTGAACAGTTATGAAACCAAATCCAGTACGAGTAGTTCACAGAAGACCACGCCCGATGGGTCAGAGTGTTGCCCGGCTCCGTTAACCACATGGAAGCAGAAGAGGGAGCAGAGCCCAAACAGGCAAAGCAAAGATAATGTTAATCTCTTGGCTTCTGAACTGGTGCAGCTTCATATGCAACTAGAGGAGAAGCGAAGAGCAATCGagactcagaagaagaagatggaggcGCTGTCAGCCAGGCAGCGATTAAAGCTGGGCAAGGCGGCATTTTTGCATGTGGTTAAAAAGGGGAAAGGCCCTGACGTCTCACAGTCTCCTAAACCAGAACACTTCACAAAAGAGTACTCGAGGCACAACGGGGAAGGCCTGGATGATACTAACTCTTTGAACTCTAAGTCAGAAGTGTTCTTTGTGAAAGAGGAAGGGACAGAAGATGTCCTTGATGACTCTTGTGAAGTACCCAAAGTGAAAATGCAGGAAACCATTGCTTTTGTTGAGCAGAACAATCCAAAAGAACCCACCATCCATGAATTGGAGAAAAgcaaaatgatttctgctgcGCTCCTGGAAGAGAACATTGAAGTGGCCGACATCAATGAATGTGATCTTTCGATTGAAAAATTAAATGAAACAATCAGTACCCTCCAGCAGGCTATATTGAAGATTTCTCAGCAGCAGGAACTCTTAATGAAAGCGCCGGCAGTGCCATCATCAAgagggagctcacaggaccaaAAGATAAAAGCACCGATTCATTTTGTCGAGTCCCTCTCTCCTACAGGAATGAGCAGCCTTCGTAAACCTCCTCGACTTGGCCAAGGACGGAGTCCCCGCTCTGGGAGGCCATCAGAACTGAAAGTCGCGAAGGACAGACAGCAAACTATGGCACGGATCAAAACCCCAACTCCCAGTGTTGACACTTTGCCACATTTAAGGCAGTTTCCGTCAGCCAATTCACCGAAGACACCGACTGAAACGGCCCTTGAAAATAATGTGAATTCAGGAAGCACCCCTCAGGAGAAGCTTGTCTTTGATAGCTATAGACTCCGTGATGAGAGCAATCACCCAGGGGAATTTCTTCTGTCTACTTCCAAAGACACTAATATCCTCTCTGAAGCTATCAAAGATGTAAATAGCAACATAGAGGACTTTATCCATTCTTTTGATGGCTCAGGGAAAGAGAATGTCCCAGCAGAAGAACCCTTGAGAAGCAAAGTTAGTCTAATTGAAGTAGACCTGTCTGATTTGAAAGTCCCAGATGAAGATGTTGAAAGCCAAGGCAGCTCCACAGACTTAATCAGTGAAATTGACCAGAAGTCAGGAGTTGGGTTTTTCTTTAAG GATGAGCAGAAAGCAGAAGATGAACTGGCCAAAAAACGCGCAGCCTTCCTCTTAAAGCAGCAGCGCAAAGCTGAAGAAACGCGACTTCGAAAACTGCAACTGGAGGCAGAGGTTGAACAAAAGCGAGATGAAACCCG TCGCAAAGCCGAGGAAGATAGAATacggaaggaggaagagaaagctCGAAGAGAGCTCATCAAACAGGAATATCTGAGAAGGAAACAACAGCAGATCTTGGAAGAGCAGGGCCTCGGGAAGCCCAAATCTAAACCCAAGAAGCCCAGGCCAAAATCTGTCCACCGGGAAGAGTCCTATAGCGACTCAGGGACAAAGTGCTCTTCTACTC CTGATAATTTAAGCAGTGCTCAGTCTGGTTCCAGCCTCTCCTTGGCATCAGCAGCAACAACTGAGCCTGAAAGTGTCCATTCGGGTGGCACACCTTCCCAGCG AGTGGAATCAATGGAATCTTTGCCCATATTGAGTCGGAATGCCAGTCGAAACATGGAGAGAGACTGGGAAAACACCTCAACAGCCTCTTCAATTGCTTCGGTGGCTGAATATACTG GTCCAAAACTGTTTAAAGAACCCAGCAGCAAGTCAAACAAACCAATTATCCACAACGCTATATCCCACTGCTGTCTTGCTGGAAAAGTGAATGAACCTCACAAAAACTCCATATTGGAG GAGCTTGAGAAGTGTGATGCCAACCATTACATCATTTTGTTCCGCGATGCCGGCTGCCAGTTCAGGGCACTTTATTGCTACTATCCCGACACAGAAGAAATCTACAAGCTGACAGGAACGGGGCCAAAGAGCATCACCAAGAAAATGATTGACAAACTTTATAAATACAGCTCGGACAGAAAGCAGTTTAACCTGATTCCAGCCAAAACCATGTCCGTTAGTGTAGACGCTCTGACGATTCATAATCATTTGTGGCAACCCAAGCGACCCGCAGTGCCAAAGAAGACTCAGACTCGCAAATGA